TCGACACCGTCTTCGGCTGCCCCGGCGCCGCCATCCTCCCGCTGTATAACGCCCTACAAGGCCGGACGATCGAGCACCTGATCGTTCGCCACGAAGAGGGCGCGACGCACATGGCCGACGGCTGGGCCCGGACCAACGGCAACGTCGGCGTCGCGATCGGCACGTCCGGCCCGGCCGGGACGAACATGATCACCGGGCTCTACACCGCGCACGCGGACTCGATCCCGATGATCTGCATCACCGGCCAGGCCGCCACGAACAAGCTGCACCAGGAGGCCTTCCAGGCCGTCGACATCGTCGAGATCGCCAAGCCGGTCACGAAGTGGGCGGTGCAGGTCAAGGAGGCCGCGCAGCTGCCGTGGATCTTCCGCGAAGCCTTCCGGGTCGCCCGGTCCGGCCGCCCGGGCCCGGTCCTCATCGACCTCCCCATCGACGTCCAGAAGCAGGACATCGAGTGGGACTCCTCGATCGACTCGCCGCTGCCGGTGACGGCGGTGAAGCCCGCGTCCGCGCGGGTCGAGCGGGCCCTCGACCTGCTGCTGGCGGCCGAGCGACCGCTGATCCTGGCCGGCGGCGGGGTCATCCTCGGCGAGGCCGGCGAGCGGCTGCGGGCCGCGGCCGAGCGCCTGGACGTCCCGGTGCAGGTCACGCTGATGGGCAAGGGCAGCTTCCCCGAAGACCACGAGCTGTTCGCCGGGATGGCCGGCATCCAGACGTCGCAGCGCTGGGCGAACGCGGCCTTCCTGGAGTCCGACCTGGTGCTGGCGCTGGGTGCGCGCTTCGGCGACCGGCACACCGGCGAGCTGTCGGTGTACCGGGGCGAGCGGAAGTTCATCCACGTCGACATCGAGCCCACCCAGCTGGGCAAGGTGTTCGGCCCCGACCTCGGGATCGTCTCGGACACGGGCGAGTTCCTCGACGCGCTGCTGACGGCGCTGGACGCACGTGAGGTGACGCCGCGTCGCGAGTGGGTCGGGCGCATCGCGGAGCTGAAGGAAGCGCTTCCCCGGCGCGACGACTTCGACACTCTGCCGATCAAGGCGCCGCGGGTCTTCAAGGAGATCAACGAAACCTTCGGCGAGGACACGTACTTCGTCACCGCGATCGGGCTCTACCAGATCTGGTCGGGCCAGTTCCAGAAGGCGCACAAGCCGCGGCACTACCAGGTCTGCGGCCAGGCCGGCCCGCTCGGCTGGGAGATTCCCGCCGCGATCGGCG
The window above is part of the Amycolatopsis camponoti genome. Proteins encoded here:
- the gcl gene encoding glyoxylate carboligase codes for the protein MPRIPAMQAVVDVLESEGVDTVFGCPGAAILPLYNALQGRTIEHLIVRHEEGATHMADGWARTNGNVGVAIGTSGPAGTNMITGLYTAHADSIPMICITGQAATNKLHQEAFQAVDIVEIAKPVTKWAVQVKEAAQLPWIFREAFRVARSGRPGPVLIDLPIDVQKQDIEWDSSIDSPLPVTAVKPASARVERALDLLLAAERPLILAGGGVILGEAGERLRAAAERLDVPVQVTLMGKGSFPEDHELFAGMAGIQTSQRWANAAFLESDLVLALGARFGDRHTGELSVYRGERKFIHVDIEPTQLGKVFGPDLGIVSDTGEFLDALLTALDAREVTPRREWVGRIAELKEALPRRDDFDTLPIKAPRVFKEINETFGEDTYFVTAIGLYQIWSGQFQKAHKPRHYQVCGQAGPLGWEIPAAIGVKKARPEAEVVGVVGDYSFQFLVEELAVAAQYDVGFVLIMLNNEYLGLIRQAETGYDMNFEVDIHYDANGTDNVKIMEAYGCSGTRVHEPAEIRTSLEWARKEAERTSRPVLVEIMIEREGNAAMGAALDTVKEFEPA